GTTGACAGATTCACCTGCGCTTTTACGGCATAGTTATGGATCGTGAGGCTCGCTTCATAGGTTTGACCGCCAACGTGAGACAGCGAGTCGAGGCTAGCAGCGCCCTGAGGCAGAAACCGATCGAAGGTATCTTGCAGACCATCATAAAGCTGGTGATGCGACAGCAATCCATTACCAATGAACGGCCGCAAAAATGTGTTGGCACCGGCCGCAAAACTAGCGCCGGAATTTTGTGTTGGATAAGTCATGGAAGACACCTGGAGCTGAACAAATTAGCAGAACTCCATCCCGACGCCAAATCCTTTGCTTAACCGGTCGTCAACTGAACTAGTAACAATTTCTAATTTCTACTAGTCAGCTCATTCCCCGAAAGTCGACACCGCAAAATAAATAGCTGCTTCGAACAAGGTTTGAGATAAATCAATCAAGCAACAAACAGCTCATCTCAGGTTAGATGAACTGCAGCATTGGGGGGACAGACAATTAAATTGGATTGAGTGATCGAGTTAGCCAGACTAGCCATTGACCTACATAGTAAAACCGGACAAAGTGTGCCGCTGGTGGTTTTACTCTTTCTTAAGAAAATAGACAAAAAAATCCTTTTTGTAAAGAATATATGAAGCAGTTTTGCAAAGCAGTGATAAAGAATTAGGTACTTAAAATCAAGTTTTTATGAATTACCCGGATAGAAATTATGGTGATTCGGTGAGTTATGACGGATTTTACGAGTCCATAACGGCTCTATGACTGATGTTGAGGCTGCGACACCAAAGGTGATTGATCGCATCTTCATCAGATTCCATCGGATTGACGGATCAACGAGTTCAAACCACACAGAAGTATCACGGTCCAGACAAAAGATATATGCCTTAAATCAGGGCTTTCAATCGATTTTTCAGCGTCAGCTTGCAGCCATCCGCAAAAAAAATCACCGATCTAGTGCCGCGCAGGACAACTTGATCAGTGATTGATAATTGATTCAATTGGCCAGCGCCTTAACGCAATGAGCCACATCGGTCATAGCGCATAGTGCTCATGCACAATGCCGCATCACCTTACACAACCGACTGTTGTGTCGCTGGCTTACCATTCGCATACTGAATTTCCCAAGCCGGATCGCCAGTCCCAATAATGGCTTGGTTGCCACCCGCCAGGAAGTTACGGATGTAGTTGGTATCGGACGACAGTGCACCATTGCTCAATGTCCAGATCGCCGCTTGATCACTCGTTGGGTTGTACCAGAGAATATCATCTGTGCCATCACCATTCATATCAGCGATCGCTTCAATATCCCAAGCACCGCCATCAGACGCCGGTAGTGCCGTTACGGATGGTGTGTTGTTGCTAAACGAGAGGATAAAGGTCTGGTCAGTCGCACGGTTACGCACCAACACATCTTGACCCACAGCATTGTTGAATTGACCAGCCCCGATCACTTCGAATGATGAAGTGCCAGCGAGGGTAGTGACAGTACCACTCACAAACTGGGTGTTATTCATTTCCCAAACGGCATAGTCATCGCCGGTCCGCCAGATGATGTCGGCATCACCGTCACCATCAATATCCGCGAACGTCTCAATCTCCCATGGGGAGGCAATACCACCAGAAGATTGAATCTGGTTCGCCGAATTGGTCAGAGCCGTTTGAGCCGTCACTTGACCGTTCGTATCCATCGCCCAAACCACCACAGCGTCATTTTGACGACTGCGGAAGACTAGGTCAGTTTGATTGTCGCCCGTCATATCCGCGAGACCAACCAACTTCCAGTCATCAAACAAGCGACCAGCAACCCCATTAATCGTCGGTGCTACAGCTTTTTCCACTGTCGCACTTTGACCATTGAGTTCGCCGATCGTCACAATCAGGATGTCAACGCCATTCTGATAAACCTGGTCGGTGATGCCATCACCGTTAAAGTCAGCCGCACCCGCAAACTGCCAACTGGAATCAAATCTAACGGCAGTACCCACACGGCTATCGCCGACACCTTGACCAAAGATCAGGCTTTGCGCCCCAACCAGCTCAGTCGTGTTATCGAGGTACCAGAATGCAGCATCATTCGTCCGGTTGTTACGCCAGAAGATTTCACCTTTACGCTGAGTCGGTGTCAAGTCAAAAGTTTGACTCACGGCACCACCATTCGGTGCACCGGCATCCGTGAAGTTCACGGTGATTTGAGGAATGCTTTCGCCTGGCGCAATTGTCTCACCAGCTTTAAGTTTGAGCTGGAAGACCCCAGGCGAACCACCCGAAACGACTTCAAATTTATCGCTACCACCGGTAACACCAAAGGCCGTATAGGAAGGCGCATCGATTGCGCTATCCGGGTCAGTGATTTGCAAAGTTCCAACGATCGCACCATCTTGGTTCGCGGGGACTGTAGTGGAAGAGATCGCCACAGCCGTCGGTAGATCGTCAACTGCATTGACCTTCACCAGCGTGTCACGCAGGGTGATCGGTGTCGCATTATTGAACAACGTATAACGAATCGTCCGATCGAGCGTTGTCGGTGCATCACTATTATTCGCATAGGCGATCGTCCTGAGCGCTGCCTGATATTCGGCTTCCGTACCAGCACCACTGAGAGTCAGCAAACCGCTTGCCGCATCATAGGTCCAATTCAAGTTGGTGTTGGCAATCGCGCCGGAGGTCGTTGCTGGATCACTACCGATCGTCAGGATGTCCTGAGCAGCATTGAAGTTATTGCGAATGCTGACCGTTGCACTGGTAATCGAAGCCGGCGATCCTTCAATGGTCAAACCTTGGGCGATCGTCCCTGGCGTAGCGTTCTCAATGTAAGTCACACCCACACCCGCATCGCCGAAGCTAATCGTGTTGATGTTTTGACCACGCGTACCCGCATCGGAGGTCTTACTTGGGGCGATCGCCAAGTTGCGAACTTCATGAATGTTGGTTGAACCACCAGTGGAAGAAGCGAAACCAAACTTATAAGAAGCCGGGGCTGCACCATTCGCAGCAGCGACATCAAAGTCATTAATCACCCGCTCACTCGCTTGGAACACCCCATCGTTATTCAAGTCAATGCTGACATCCAAGATACCGGTCGCAGTCAAGTCGATCTCAACCATCCGACGGGCTTGATCACGATTCGCCGGGTCGGTCACACCGAGATTATCAATCCCACCAGCAGCAGTTAACGAAGATGTACCAGTCAAATATTGGTAGTTATTCGCTGCACTGCCCCGAATCGCAACAGAGTCTTCGACCTTACCAGGACCGCCCGGAGCACTATCACCAGGGTTGGAGAAGTTACCAAATTCGTCGAAACCAATGCCCAAGTAAGCACCGGTTAAACCTGGAGCAGGCGTCCCACCAGTTCCGAACGAAACACTTGAGGAATAGCCCAGCGCACCACCTAAGGCACCCGGCTGAACATTAGCACCCGGTGTCGAGCCATCCAGCAAGAAGAAACTGATACCATCAGCACCATTACCACCGTAGGCAAACAAATCAAAGGTGACGTTCAAACCTTCGTCAGAGGCAAAAGCCTGATCGTAGAGGACAAAAGCATCTTGGTCTACCGCCGCACTCGTCAAACGCAGCGCACCAAAACCAGCGGGATCATTGCCAGAAGCGCCAATACCAGCAATCCCGCCAGCGGGCTTAGCAGTATCAGTCCGGGCCGTTAGCACCGCTTCAGCAGTACTGCCAGTACGGGAAATCCAATTCGACTGAAGCACATCTGTGCCAGTGAACGCATCATTGAAATAAAAGCCGTTCGGTGGAACATCACCGGCCGGGACGAAGACAACTGGATCCATTAGAAAAACCTAGTAATTATTCAATACAGGACGAGTACTTAGATTGGTTCGGAAAACACGCAATGTGTTGTTTGCATTCTCGCGCAACATTTATCATCCGTAATTTCCTCGGTACCAGATTTTACAGTCTTTTCATTTTTTCATCGCATGATTTAAGGCTAAATCAAATTTAAATTTGCACTTATTTCTTCCGGATTCCGCCATATGTTCGAGATTTGAACAGTTTTAAAATTGCACTAACACAATCAGGACAACTATTTAGGCTAGCCATTGTTGCGAATTAACCAAGATAATGTGCCACTCACCATGTATCAAAAAAATAGTACTTTCAGCGGAGGATATGAGGAGGGGTAAATAATTTTTAGATTTGGTTTAGGATTTAACAAGCGCCGCTAGCCTCAACTTCATATAATCGCCGCATTTTCATTGTGCGGATCCGACAATACTTGCTCAGAATTGTTGCAGTCAACGTGAAATTAGAAGCGATATTTCACATTGAAATAGACAGCGGCATCCTGAAGATTACCGCCGCGATCGCTGGGGCGGACCAGGGGCAAACCATAGTCTAGCCGCATATCCCATTTTTCCGTTGGTTGCCAGCGTAGCCCCACACC
The nucleotide sequence above comes from Romeriopsis navalis LEGE 11480. Encoded proteins:
- a CDS encoding FG-GAP-like repeat-containing protein gives rise to the protein MDPVVFVPAGDVPPNGFYFNDAFTGTDVLQSNWISRTGSTAEAVLTARTDTAKPAGGIAGIGASGNDPAGFGALRLTSAAVDQDAFVLYDQAFASDEGLNVTFDLFAYGGNGADGISFFLLDGSTPGANVQPGALGGALGYSSSVSFGTGGTPAPGLTGAYLGIGFDEFGNFSNPGDSAPGGPGKVEDSVAIRGSAANNYQYLTGTSSLTAAGGIDNLGVTDPANRDQARRMVEIDLTATGILDVSIDLNNDGVFQASERVINDFDVAAANGAAPASYKFGFASSTGGSTNIHEVRNLAIAPSKTSDAGTRGQNINTISFGDAGVGVTYIENATPGTIAQGLTIEGSPASITSATVSIRNNFNAAQDILTIGSDPATTSGAIANTNLNWTYDAASGLLTLSGAGTEAEYQAALRTIAYANNSDAPTTLDRTIRYTLFNNATPITLRDTLVKVNAVDDLPTAVAISSTTVPANQDGAIVGTLQITDPDSAIDAPSYTAFGVTGGSDKFEVVSGGSPGVFQLKLKAGETIAPGESIPQITVNFTDAGAPNGGAVSQTFDLTPTQRKGEIFWRNNRTNDAAFWYLDNTTELVGAQSLIFGQGVGDSRVGTAVRFDSSWQFAGAADFNGDGITDQVYQNGVDILIVTIGELNGQSATVEKAVAPTINGVAGRLFDDWKLVGLADMTGDNQTDLVFRSRQNDAVVVWAMDTNGQVTAQTALTNSANQIQSSGGIASPWEIETFADIDGDGDADIIWRTGDDYAVWEMNNTQFVSGTVTTLAGTSSFEVIGAGQFNNAVGQDVLVRNRATDQTFILSFSNNTPSVTALPASDGGAWDIEAIADMNGDGTDDILWYNPTSDQAAIWTLSNGALSSDTNYIRNFLAGGNQAIIGTGDPAWEIQYANGKPATQQSVV